A part of Rhodamnia argentea isolate NSW1041297 chromosome 8, ASM2092103v1, whole genome shotgun sequence genomic DNA contains:
- the LOC115735424 gene encoding outer envelope protein 61, translating to MFNGMMDPALFKLAEEQMSRMSPAELAKIQQQMMSNPELMRMASESMKNMRPEDLRQAADQLKNIRPEEMAEIGEKMANASPEEIAAVRARADAQMTYEINAAQMLKKEGNELHSQGRFKDASQKYLLAKNNLKGIPSSKGKTLLLACSLNLMSCYLKTRQYEECIKEGSEVLACDAKNVKAFYRRGQAYGELGQLKDAVSDLRKALEISPDDETIAQVLRDAEESLTKEGGSAPIGVVIEEITEDKTMSSVNHENSLEYSEKQHQESEDAHEGPISGDSMSRMTNSESLKALEGDPDAIRSFQNFISNADPTTLAAMGAGNAGEVSPDMIKAASSMIGKMSPEELQKMIQLASSFPGENPFVTRNSDSNSNSFGHGSVPNVSPDMLKTASDMMGKMSPDDLQRMFEMASSLRGKDPSLDANHASSSSGAKLAANLNHIMGESETSSSHHISSSSRNVPSPLSNFPSSPGDMQEQIRNQMKDPAMRQMFTSMMKNMSPEMMANMGEQFGLKLSPEDAAKAQQAMSSLSPEMLDKMMCWADRAQRGVETVKKTKNWLLGRPGMILAISMLLLAVLLHRLDYIGS from the exons ATGTTCAACGGAATGATGGATCCCGCACTCTTCAAGCTCGCCGAGGAGCAGATGAGCCGCATGTCGCCCGCCGAGTTGGCCAAGATCCAGCAACAG ATGATGTCTAATCCTGAATTGATGAGAATGGCCTCTGAGAGCATGAAGAATATGAGGCCTGAAGATTTACGACAAGCAGCAGACCAATTGAAGAATATTCGTCCTGAGGAGATGGCTGAGATTGGTGAGAAGATGGCTAATGCTAGCCCTGAGGAGATTGCAGCTGTACGTGCTCGTGCGGATGCCCAGATGACTTATGAGATAAATGCAGCTCAAATGCTCAAGAAAGAG GGGAATGAACTTCACAGCCAGGGGAGGTTTAAGGATGCCTCGCAGAAGTATTTGCTT GCCAAGAATAACTTAAAAGGAATTCCGTCGTCCAAAGGCAAGACTCTTTTACTGGCATGCTCCCTTAACTTGATGTCATGCTACTTGAAAACGAGGCAGTACGAGGAATGCATAAAGGAAGGCTCTGAG GTTTTAGCATGTGATGCTAAAAATGTCAAAGCTTTCTACAGGAGGGGCCAAGCATATGGGGAATTAGGTCAATTGAAG GATGCGGTCTCTGACTTGAGAAAGGCACTTGAAATTTCTCCTGATGATGAAACAATTGCGCAGGTTCTAAG GGATGCTGAGGAAAGCTTGACCAAAGAAGGTGGTTCTGCACCAATAG GGGTGGTAATTGAGGAAATAACTGAAGACAAGACCATGTCCTCTGTCAACCATGAAAATTCATTGGAATATTCAGAGAAGCAGCATCAGGAATCGGAGGATGCCCACGAGGGTCCGATTAGTGGTGATAGTATGAGTCGAATGACCAATTCTGAAAGCTTGAAAGCTTTGGAAGGTGACCCAGATGCAATCAG GTCATTCCAGAATTTTATTTCTAATGCTGATCCCACAACTTTGGCTGCAATGGGTGCGGGAAATGCTGGAGAGGTATCCCCTGACATGATTAAGGCTGCCTCTAGTATGATTGGCAAAATGTCACCAGAAGAACTCCAAAAGATGATTCAGTTGGCTTCGTCGTTTCCGGGGGAAAATCCTTTTGTCACAAGAAACTCGGATAGTAATTCCAATAGCTTTGGACATGGATCAGTCCCTAATGTGTCGCCCGACATGTTAAAAACTGCAAGTGATATGATGGGTAAGATGTCACCCGATGATCTTCAGAGGATGTTTGAAATGGCATCTTCTTTGAGAGGGAAGGACCCATCTTTGGATGCTAACCATGCAAGTTCAAGCTCTGGGGCGAAATTGGCGGCCAATTTAAATCATATCATGGGTGAAAGTGAAACAAGTTCATCTCATCACATATCTTCAAGTTCAAGGAATGTTCCATCTCCTCTGTCAAATTTCCCATCATCTCCAGGTGATATGCAAGAGCAGATAAGAAACCAAATGAAAGATCCAGCTATGAGGCAGATGTTCACATCTATGATGAAGAATATGAGTCCAGAGATGATGGCAAACATGGGCGAACAGTTTGGACTAAAGCTTTCTCCGGAAGACGCTGCAAAAGCCCAGCAAGCAATGTCTTCTTTATCGCCAGAGATGTTGGACAAGATG ATGTGCTGGGCAGACAGGGCTCAAAGAGGAGTCGAGACGGTGAAGAAGACCAAGAACTGGTTGCTCGGGAGGCCCGGTATGATTTTGGCCATAAGTATGCTCCTCTTGGCAGTGCTCCTTCACCGTCTGGACTATATCGGAAGTTAG
- the LOC115735266 gene encoding protein disulfide-isomerase LQY1, chloroplastic has protein sequence MATATALRSHSLSSLSLPSSSSSSSPSPAPLFLCTSCDAAIRNLQHSPQVPALVGSCRSELKPLLSASDLLVHPLLLFGGLDRTLDTQTVLATVSVLAAIALSLFLGLKGDPVPCDRCAGNGGTKCVFCESGKMKQETGMVDCKVCKGAGLIFCKKCGGSGYSRRL, from the exons ATGGCCACGGCGACCGCACTCCGttcccactctctctcctctctctcccttccttcttcttcttcttcctcctcgccGAGCCCCGCGCCGTTGTTCCTCTGCACCAGCTGCGACGCCGCGATACGGAACCTCCAGCACTCGCCTCAGGTTCCCGCGCTCGTCGGCTCCTGTCGCTCCGAGCTCAAGCCGCTCCTGTCGGCGAGCGACCTGCTCGTCCATCCTCTCTTGTTGTTCGGCGGGCTCGACAGGACGTTGGACACGCAGACCGTACTCGCCACCGTGAGTGTTCTGGCCGCCATTGCTCTTTCGCTGTTCCTCGGTCTCAAG GGCGATCCTGTCCCTTGTGATCGATGCGCTGGCAACG GTGGCACAAAATGTGTTTTCTGCGAGAGTGGAAAGATGAAGCAGGAAACAGGCATGGTTGACTGCAAAGTGTGCAAGGGAGCAG GATTGATTTTCTGCAAGAAGTGTGGGGGTTCTGGATATTCTAGACGTTTATGA
- the LOC115735264 gene encoding zinc finger CCHC domain-containing protein 7 isoform X1 has translation MGRREKPKAKLDKGDGAEHEPKSAAPLSSSDDDEEANEDLSLKIVEKALSVRAAKLASTPPSVVVSEDDNKAGGSVVVLQKNNVIKEEKVRKKDRKKKKSKGRENPEATQVIDVDEEEKEEVVNVTEVLESVNAEKIEIADNIVLRKLLRGPRYFDPPDSSWGTCYNCGAEGHTAVNCTSQRRRRPCFVCGSLEHNAKQCTEAQNCFICKKSGHRAKDCPEKHRADSQTIKICLRCGHSGHDMFSCGNSYSVDDLKEIQCYICKEFGHLCCVDSIDTDPCEVSCYKCGRLGHTGLACSKVRGDTTGELTPSSCYKCGQEGHFARECKNSTKVEITPSLCYKCGEDGHFARECRNSTTYEAAPSSCYKCGKDGHFARECNNSTKVRKRNHELSRLTMRFQREDDDYMGFNSAPNINQNSGKMKKFKHEDRGLRTPPQLKRRGGWITEDLGDIPPNEFTKSPRSPAMPSRKGHISGSKSSNKSHMVQYGSYGSSRSQGSGQRSSVRYGSYGNSRSQGSGQRFSASRFGNSRYDGTRRNYDWW, from the exons atggggaggagagagaagccgAAGGCGAAGCTCGACAAAGGAGACGGCGCTGAACACGAGCCGAAGTCCGCGGCGCCGCTCAGCAGCAGCGACGACGACGAGGAAGCGAACGAAGATCTGAGCCTGAAAATCGTCGAGAAAGCGCTCTCGGTGCGCGCCGCGAAGCTCGCTTCCACTCCGCCGAGCGTCGTCGTGTCGGAGGACGATAATAAAGCTGGTGGCAGTGTCGTCGTTTTGCAGAAGAACAATGTGATTAAGGAGGAGAAGGTGAGGAAGAAGgaccggaagaagaagaagagtaagGGCCGAGAAAATCCGGAAGCAACC caGGTTATTGATGTagatgaggaagagaaggaggagGTTGTGAACGTGACAGAGGTACTGGAATCAGTGAATGCAGAGAAGATTGAGATAGCAGATAATATCGTCCTGCGAAAGCTTCTT CGCGGCCCGAGGTACTTTGACCCTCCAGACAGTAGCTGGGGAACTTGCTACAACTGCGGCGCTGAAGGTCATACAGCGGTTAATTGTACATCCCAAAGGCGGAGAAGACCATGCTTCGTGTGTGGGAGTCTAGAACACAATGCAAAACAATGCACAGAG GCACAAAATTGCTTTATTTGCAAAAAAAGTGGTCATCGTGCAAAGGATTGTCCAGAGAAGCATAGGGCTGACTCTCAAACTATTAAAATATGCTTGAGATGTGGACATTCTGGGCATGATATGTTCTCTTGCGGGAATAGCTACTCTGTTGATGATCTTAAG GAGATTCAGTGTTACATCTGCAAGGAGTTTGGCCATTTATGCTGTGTGGATTCTATTGATACTGATCCTTGTGAAGTTTCCTGTTACAAATGTGGTCGTCTCGGTCATACTGGTTTA GCCTGCTCAAAAGTTCGCGGTGATACCACGGGGGAATTAACGCCTAGCTCATGCTATAAATGTGGTCAGGAAGGCCACTTTGCCCGGGAGTGTAAAAATTCAACCAAGGTTGAAATTACACCTAGTTTGTGCTACAAATGTGGTGAAGATGGTCACTTTGCCCGGGAATGTAGGAATTCAACCACATATGAAGCAGCACCTAGTTCATGCTACAAATGTGGCAAAGACGGACACTTTGCACGGGAGTGTAACAATTCAACCAAG GTACGCAAGAGGAACCACGAGTTATCAAGACTGACTATGAGATTTCAGAGAGAAGATGATGACTACATGGGCTTCAACTCTGCACCTAACATAAACCAAAATTCtggtaaaatgaaaaaattcaagcATGAAGATAGGGGCCTTAGAACACCTCCCCAATTGAAACGTAGGGGTGGCTGGATCACAGAGGATCTAGGAGACATTCCGCCCAACGAGTTCACAAAAAGCCCGAGATCTCCTGCAATGCCATCACGTAAGGGTCACATATCTGGCTCCAAATCATCTAATAAGTCACATATGGTGCAATATGGCTCCTATGGCAGCTCCAGATCTCAAGGATCAGGGCAGAGATCTTCGGTGCGGTATGGGTCCTATGGCAACTCCAGATCACAAGGATCAGGGCAGAGATTTTCTGCTTCGAGGTTTGGGAACTCCAGATATGATGGGACTAGGAGAAACTATGATTGGTGGTAG
- the LOC115735264 gene encoding zinc finger CCHC domain-containing protein 7 isoform X2, whose protein sequence is MGRREKPKAKLDKGDGAEHEPKSAAPLSSSDDDEEANEDLSLKIVEKALSVRAAKLASTPPSVVVSEDDNKAGGSVVVLQKNNVIKEEKVRKKDRKKKKSKGRENPEATVIDVDEEEKEEVVNVTEVLESVNAEKIEIADNIVLRKLLRGPRYFDPPDSSWGTCYNCGAEGHTAVNCTSQRRRRPCFVCGSLEHNAKQCTEAQNCFICKKSGHRAKDCPEKHRADSQTIKICLRCGHSGHDMFSCGNSYSVDDLKEIQCYICKEFGHLCCVDSIDTDPCEVSCYKCGRLGHTGLACSKVRGDTTGELTPSSCYKCGQEGHFARECKNSTKVEITPSLCYKCGEDGHFARECRNSTTYEAAPSSCYKCGKDGHFARECNNSTKVRKRNHELSRLTMRFQREDDDYMGFNSAPNINQNSGKMKKFKHEDRGLRTPPQLKRRGGWITEDLGDIPPNEFTKSPRSPAMPSRKGHISGSKSSNKSHMVQYGSYGSSRSQGSGQRSSVRYGSYGNSRSQGSGQRFSASRFGNSRYDGTRRNYDWW, encoded by the exons atggggaggagagagaagccgAAGGCGAAGCTCGACAAAGGAGACGGCGCTGAACACGAGCCGAAGTCCGCGGCGCCGCTCAGCAGCAGCGACGACGACGAGGAAGCGAACGAAGATCTGAGCCTGAAAATCGTCGAGAAAGCGCTCTCGGTGCGCGCCGCGAAGCTCGCTTCCACTCCGCCGAGCGTCGTCGTGTCGGAGGACGATAATAAAGCTGGTGGCAGTGTCGTCGTTTTGCAGAAGAACAATGTGATTAAGGAGGAGAAGGTGAGGAAGAAGgaccggaagaagaagaagagtaagGGCCGAGAAAATCCGGAAGCAACC GTTATTGATGTagatgaggaagagaaggaggagGTTGTGAACGTGACAGAGGTACTGGAATCAGTGAATGCAGAGAAGATTGAGATAGCAGATAATATCGTCCTGCGAAAGCTTCTT CGCGGCCCGAGGTACTTTGACCCTCCAGACAGTAGCTGGGGAACTTGCTACAACTGCGGCGCTGAAGGTCATACAGCGGTTAATTGTACATCCCAAAGGCGGAGAAGACCATGCTTCGTGTGTGGGAGTCTAGAACACAATGCAAAACAATGCACAGAG GCACAAAATTGCTTTATTTGCAAAAAAAGTGGTCATCGTGCAAAGGATTGTCCAGAGAAGCATAGGGCTGACTCTCAAACTATTAAAATATGCTTGAGATGTGGACATTCTGGGCATGATATGTTCTCTTGCGGGAATAGCTACTCTGTTGATGATCTTAAG GAGATTCAGTGTTACATCTGCAAGGAGTTTGGCCATTTATGCTGTGTGGATTCTATTGATACTGATCCTTGTGAAGTTTCCTGTTACAAATGTGGTCGTCTCGGTCATACTGGTTTA GCCTGCTCAAAAGTTCGCGGTGATACCACGGGGGAATTAACGCCTAGCTCATGCTATAAATGTGGTCAGGAAGGCCACTTTGCCCGGGAGTGTAAAAATTCAACCAAGGTTGAAATTACACCTAGTTTGTGCTACAAATGTGGTGAAGATGGTCACTTTGCCCGGGAATGTAGGAATTCAACCACATATGAAGCAGCACCTAGTTCATGCTACAAATGTGGCAAAGACGGACACTTTGCACGGGAGTGTAACAATTCAACCAAG GTACGCAAGAGGAACCACGAGTTATCAAGACTGACTATGAGATTTCAGAGAGAAGATGATGACTACATGGGCTTCAACTCTGCACCTAACATAAACCAAAATTCtggtaaaatgaaaaaattcaagcATGAAGATAGGGGCCTTAGAACACCTCCCCAATTGAAACGTAGGGGTGGCTGGATCACAGAGGATCTAGGAGACATTCCGCCCAACGAGTTCACAAAAAGCCCGAGATCTCCTGCAATGCCATCACGTAAGGGTCACATATCTGGCTCCAAATCATCTAATAAGTCACATATGGTGCAATATGGCTCCTATGGCAGCTCCAGATCTCAAGGATCAGGGCAGAGATCTTCGGTGCGGTATGGGTCCTATGGCAACTCCAGATCACAAGGATCAGGGCAGAGATTTTCTGCTTCGAGGTTTGGGAACTCCAGATATGATGGGACTAGGAGAAACTATGATTGGTGGTAG